From a single Candidatus Neomarinimicrobiota bacterium genomic region:
- the atpH gene encoding ATP synthase F1 subunit delta, translating to MRTSAKSRQYANLLLNIAEMKDALEPVYRSMKSFYASYRREPALKAFLASTKVEASVKIQLLGKVFPDLHPINQAFIAQLGDERDMKLLGMIMHGLETAFYTRSDQVKVHAVSTSKLSDATIKGIHQAVQSVTSSKADFTTEVNQDILGGLTLRVGNTILDASLSSKLARIRQALIQS from the coding sequence ATGCGCACATCAGCAAAAAGTCGCCAGTACGCCAACCTGTTACTAAATATTGCTGAAATGAAGGACGCTCTTGAGCCAGTCTATCGCTCAATGAAGTCTTTTTATGCCAGTTATCGTCGCGAACCGGCACTGAAGGCATTTCTAGCCTCAACCAAAGTTGAAGCATCAGTCAAAATTCAACTGCTTGGCAAAGTGTTCCCTGATTTGCACCCCATCAACCAGGCATTTATTGCCCAATTAGGGGATGAACGGGATATGAAATTGTTGGGCATGATCATGCATGGTCTGGAAACTGCTTTTTATACGCGTAGTGATCAGGTAAAAGTGCATGCAGTCAGTACCAGTAAATTATCGGACGCTACGATAAAAGGCATACACCAGGCTGTTCAATCAGTCACATCCTCGAAAGCTGATTTTACTACAGAAGTAAATCAGGATATTCTGGGTGGTTTAACATTACGAGTTGGCAATACCATTTTGGATGCCTCCCTCTCCAGTAAACTGGCACGTATCAGACAAGCACTGATTCAGTCCTAA